The proteins below come from a single Pseudomonas chlororaphis genomic window:
- the rsmD gene encoding 16S rRNA methyltransferase (catalyzes the methylation of 16S rRNA at position G966), which translates to MARPSNSKKPAHNGVNQLRIIGGEWRSRRLSFPDAPGLRPTPDRVRETLFNWLAPYVAGARVLDPFAGSGALFLEALSRGAAMGQALDASSLAVSQLKEHLGTLRCTVGQVQTADALRYLDSQPATAFDLVFLDPPFNQNLLPTVCALLEERQWLAEDAWVYTESETAPSTLGLPGNWRLHREQKSGRVYYALWQRMAQAVE; encoded by the coding sequence ATGGCCCGCCCATCGAATTCCAAGAAACCCGCCCACAACGGCGTGAACCAGCTACGCATCATCGGCGGCGAATGGCGCAGCCGGCGCTTGAGTTTCCCCGACGCGCCCGGCCTGCGCCCAACGCCGGACCGTGTGCGGGAAACCCTGTTCAACTGGCTGGCACCGTACGTCGCCGGAGCACGGGTACTCGACCCGTTCGCCGGCAGCGGCGCGTTGTTCCTCGAAGCGCTGTCCCGTGGCGCCGCCATGGGCCAGGCCCTGGACGCCAGCAGCCTGGCGGTCTCCCAATTGAAAGAGCACCTGGGCACCCTGCGTTGCACCGTCGGCCAGGTGCAGACCGCCGATGCGCTGCGCTACCTGGACAGCCAGCCGGCGACGGCCTTCGACCTGGTCTTCCTCGACCCACCGTTCAACCAGAACCTGCTGCCGACAGTGTGCGCCCTGCTCGAGGAACGTCAGTGGCTGGCCGAGGATGCCTGGGTCTACACTGAAAGCGAGACCGCTCCGTCGACCCTGGGCTTGCCGGGCAATTGGCGTTTGCATCGCGAGCAGAAATCCGGGCGGGTGTACTACGCGTTATGGCAACGAATGGCGCAAGCCGTTGAATGA
- a CDS encoding 3-mercaptopyruvate sulfurtransferase: MSIAQLISPQALDQRRALPGLVILDCRFALEDPDYGQRSYAEGHIAGATFADLERDLSGPVTKGVTGRHPLPSPEALVERLRAWGIDNDSDVVLYDDGPGAYAARAWWLLAWLGKREGVYLLDGGLKAWHAAGLPLSLDPPQTRRGTFDGAPDTALVLTAQTLQQRLGQPDMTLLDARALPRFKGEVEPIDPVAGHIPGAQCAAFTDNLGSDGRFLPPAQLKQRFAEKLGERSPAGLVAYCGSGVTACHNLFAFCLAGYPLGQLYAGSWSEWITDPHRAVAVGE; this comes from the coding sequence ATGTCGATTGCGCAACTCATCAGTCCCCAGGCCCTCGATCAGCGGCGAGCGCTGCCCGGGCTGGTCATCCTTGATTGCCGCTTTGCCCTGGAAGACCCGGATTACGGCCAACGCAGCTATGCCGAGGGCCATATCGCCGGTGCGACGTTCGCGGACCTTGAGCGAGACCTGAGCGGGCCGGTGACCAAGGGCGTGACCGGTCGCCATCCGCTGCCGTCACCCGAGGCCCTAGTGGAGCGCTTGAGGGCCTGGGGGATCGATAACGACAGCGACGTCGTGCTCTACGACGACGGTCCGGGCGCGTATGCCGCGCGGGCCTGGTGGTTGCTGGCCTGGCTGGGCAAGCGCGAGGGCGTGTACCTGCTCGACGGCGGACTCAAGGCCTGGCATGCGGCCGGCTTGCCATTGAGCCTCGACCCGCCACAGACGCGCCGCGGCACCTTCGACGGCGCACCGGACACCGCCCTGGTGCTGACCGCGCAAACCTTGCAGCAGCGCCTCGGCCAGCCGGACATGACGTTGCTGGATGCCCGTGCGCTGCCGCGTTTCAAGGGTGAAGTCGAACCGATCGACCCGGTGGCCGGGCATATTCCGGGCGCGCAGTGCGCCGCGTTCACCGACAACCTGGGCAGCGACGGTCGCTTTTTGCCGCCCGCCCAGCTCAAGCAGCGTTTCGCCGAAAAACTGGGCGAGCGTTCACCAGCGGGGTTGGTGGCCTATTGCGGCTCCGGCGTGACCGCCTGCCATAACCTGTTTGCCTTTTGCCTGGCGGGATACCCGTTGGGGCAGTTGTACGCCGGCTCGTGGAGTGAGTGGATCACCGATCCACACAGGGCCGTTGCCGTCGGCGAGTAA
- a CDS encoding TetR family transcriptional regulator, with protein MAPRIKTSERIVQNSLELFNQQGERSVSTNHIAAHMDMSPGNLYYHFPNKQAIIAVLFSEYENLVDSFLRPPQGRAATVEDKRFYLQELLAAMWRYRFLHRDLEHLLDSDPDLAARYRRFSQRSLIHGTAIYEGFVEAGILKMDRVQIESLTLNAWIILTSWVRFLCTTRENFSHLSEQAIKRGVYQVLVLEAGFVTDQARDAVDALFKEFYVPLAQTLEEGQ; from the coding sequence ATGGCCCCACGAATCAAAACCAGCGAGCGCATCGTGCAAAACAGCCTGGAGCTGTTCAACCAGCAGGGCGAGCGCAGCGTCAGCACCAACCACATTGCCGCTCATATGGACATGTCGCCAGGCAATCTCTATTACCACTTCCCCAACAAGCAGGCGATCATCGCCGTGCTGTTCAGTGAGTACGAGAACCTGGTGGACAGTTTCCTGCGCCCGCCCCAGGGCCGCGCGGCGACCGTGGAGGACAAGCGCTTCTATCTGCAGGAACTGCTGGCGGCCATGTGGCGCTACCGCTTCCTGCACCGTGACCTGGAGCACCTGCTCGACAGCGACCCGGACCTCGCGGCGCGCTATCGGCGTTTTTCCCAGCGCAGCCTGATCCATGGCACGGCCATCTACGAGGGCTTCGTCGAGGCGGGCATCCTGAAGATGGACCGGGTGCAGATCGAATCCCTGACCCTCAATGCCTGGATCATCCTCACGTCGTGGGTGCGGTTCCTGTGCACCACGCGGGAAAACTTCAGCCACTTGAGTGAACAGGCCATCAAGCGCGGGGTGTATCAGGTCCTGGTGCTGGAAGCCGGTTTCGTGACCGATCAGGCCCGCGACGCGGTGGATGCCTTGTTCAAAGAGTTTTATGTCCCCCTGGCCCAGACCCTGGAGGAAGGGCAGTAG
- a CDS encoding twin-arginine translocation pathway signal protein codes for MNPSLIDAPALSRRGLLKFSLGASAFLATVGLGASLSGCSSSLPAHGFAALRDSDLPFLRAIIAVMLDGAVAVEGIPAATDATLRNLDTELAYLSPAMLKLTRQLFDVLTLGVTCGPLAGIWGAWENASADDIRQFLNRWENSSLDLLRQGHNALLQMVMMAWYSRAEAWAHCGYPGPPKI; via the coding sequence ATGAACCCTAGCCTCATCGATGCACCCGCGCTGTCGCGGCGCGGCCTGCTGAAGTTCAGCCTCGGTGCCAGCGCTTTCCTGGCCACGGTCGGATTGGGCGCCAGCCTCAGCGGTTGTTCGTCAAGCCTGCCGGCCCACGGTTTCGCCGCGTTGCGTGACAGCGACCTGCCGTTCTTGCGTGCCATCATTGCGGTGATGCTGGACGGCGCAGTGGCGGTTGAAGGGATCCCCGCCGCCACCGACGCTACCCTGCGCAACCTGGACACCGAGCTGGCGTACCTGTCCCCGGCCATGCTCAAGCTCACGCGCCAACTGTTCGACGTGCTCACCCTGGGCGTCACCTGCGGGCCGCTGGCGGGCATCTGGGGGGCGTGGGAAAACGCCAGCGCTGATGACATCCGCCAGTTTCTCAACCGCTGGGAAAACAGCTCCCTGGACCTGCTGCGGCAAGGCCACAACGCGTTGCTGCAAATGGTGATGATGGCCTGGTACAGCCGGGCCGAGGCCTGGGCGCACTGTGGGTACCCGGGACCGCCCAAGATTTGA
- a CDS encoding alpha/beta hydrolase — translation MAAASERFIPARGLGNPHLQTLWGPLWRKTTVIERQRERLWLEDGDFLDLDWHGPHNAEAPLVLVLHGLTGSSNSPYVAGLQHALDRQGWASVALNWRGCSGEPNLLARSYHSGVSEDLAATIAHLRGRRPLAPLFAVGYSLGGNVLLKHLGETGSHSQLQGAVAVSVPFRLDQCADRIGQGFSRFYQAHFMRQLVAYVRNKQRQFQHDGRHEGLATLAALGPLENMRTFWDFDGRVTAPLHGFSDAADYYRRASSRYFMGEINTPTLLIQAADDPFVFPHSLPEPGELSASTHLELHAQGGHVGFVDGTMRHPGYYLERRIPQWLASLGRG, via the coding sequence ATGGCCGCTGCATCTGAACGATTCATCCCCGCCCGGGGCCTGGGCAACCCGCACTTGCAGACCTTGTGGGGGCCGCTGTGGCGCAAGACCACCGTCATCGAGCGCCAACGCGAGCGCCTGTGGCTGGAAGACGGTGACTTCCTCGACCTCGATTGGCATGGCCCCCACAACGCCGAGGCGCCGCTGGTGTTGGTGCTGCACGGACTGACGGGCTCCTCCAATTCGCCCTACGTGGCCGGCCTGCAACATGCCCTTGATCGCCAGGGTTGGGCCAGCGTTGCGCTGAACTGGCGCGGCTGCTCGGGGGAACCCAACCTGTTGGCCCGCAGCTATCACTCCGGCGTCAGCGAAGACCTGGCCGCCACCATCGCCCACTTGCGCGGGCGACGGCCGCTGGCGCCGCTGTTCGCGGTGGGTTATTCACTGGGCGGCAACGTGTTGCTCAAGCACCTGGGCGAAACCGGCAGCCATAGCCAGTTGCAGGGCGCCGTGGCGGTCTCGGTGCCGTTTCGCCTCGACCAGTGCGCCGATCGCATCGGGCAGGGTTTCTCCCGCTTCTACCAGGCCCACTTCATGCGCCAACTGGTGGCATACGTGCGCAACAAGCAGCGTCAGTTCCAGCACGACGGACGCCACGAAGGGCTGGCGACCCTGGCAGCGCTTGGTCCGCTGGAAAACATGCGCACGTTCTGGGACTTCGACGGCCGGGTGACCGCGCCGCTGCACGGTTTCTCGGACGCGGCGGACTATTACCGTCGCGCCTCCAGCCGCTATTTCATGGGCGAGATCAACACGCCGACCCTGCTGATCCAGGCGGCCGACGATCCTTTCGTCTTTCCCCACAGCCTGCCTGAACCTGGCGAACTGTCGGCGTCGACCCACTTGGAGCTGCATGCCCAGGGCGGGCACGTGGGGTTTGTCGACGGCACCATGCGCCACCCCGGTTACTACCTGGAGCGACGCATTCCCCAGTGGCTGGCCAGCCTGGGCCGCGGATAA
- a CDS encoding coniferyl aldehyde dehydrogenase, translating to MPADVAYLHESQQQLDALRSLFDAQRKAYAAHPMPPAEQRRQWLKALGEILSNERQALIDAISQDFSYRSADETLLAELMPSLHGIHYASRHLAGWMKPSRRKVGMAFQPASAKVIYQPLGVVGVIVPWNYPLFLAIGPLVGALAAGNRVMLKLSEATPATGLLLKQLLARIFPQDLVCVALGEAEVGVAFSRLPFDHLLFTGATSVGRHVMRAAAENLTPVTLELGGKSPAIVSADVPLRDAAERIAFGKTLNAGQTCVAPDYVLVPQNRVGEFVEAYREAVRRFYPTLADNPDYTAIINERHLARLNGYIGDATSKGALLIELFDQGQARRMPHSLLLNVHDDMTVMQDEIFGPLLPIVPYELLDQAFAYINQRPRPLALYYFGYNKAEQQRVLHETHSGGVCLNDTLLHVAQDDLPFGGVGPSGMGHYHGHEGFLTFSKAKGVLTKQRFNAAKLIYPPYGKPLQTLIQKLFVR from the coding sequence ATGCCTGCCGACGTTGCCTACCTGCATGAATCCCAACAGCAATTGGACGCGTTGCGGTCGCTCTTCGATGCCCAGCGCAAGGCCTACGCTGCCCACCCCATGCCGCCGGCCGAACAGCGCCGGCAATGGCTCAAGGCGCTGGGCGAGATCTTGAGCAACGAGCGCCAGGCCTTGATCGACGCCATCAGCCAGGACTTCAGCTACCGCAGCGCCGACGAAACACTGCTGGCCGAGCTGATGCCCAGCCTGCACGGCATCCATTACGCCAGCCGCCACCTCGCGGGCTGGATGAAGCCATCCCGGCGCAAGGTGGGCATGGCGTTCCAACCGGCATCGGCCAAGGTCATTTATCAACCGCTGGGCGTGGTCGGGGTCATCGTGCCCTGGAACTACCCGCTGTTCCTGGCCATCGGCCCGTTGGTGGGGGCATTGGCCGCAGGCAACCGGGTGATGCTCAAGCTCAGCGAAGCAACACCCGCGACCGGCCTGTTGCTCAAGCAACTGCTGGCCCGGATCTTTCCCCAGGACCTGGTCTGCGTGGCGCTTGGCGAAGCGGAGGTCGGCGTGGCGTTCTCCAGGCTGCCCTTCGATCACTTGTTGTTCACCGGCGCCACCAGCGTCGGCCGGCATGTCATGCGGGCCGCCGCCGAGAACCTGACTCCGGTGACCCTCGAGCTGGGTGGAAAATCGCCGGCCATCGTTTCCGCCGACGTCCCCCTGCGCGATGCCGCCGAACGCATTGCCTTCGGCAAGACCCTGAACGCCGGGCAAACCTGCGTCGCACCGGACTACGTGCTGGTGCCGCAGAACCGTGTCGGCGAATTCGTCGAAGCCTATCGCGAAGCGGTGCGCAGGTTTTATCCGACGTTGGCGGACAATCCGGACTACACAGCGATCATCAATGAACGACACCTGGCCCGGCTCAACGGCTACATCGGTGACGCCACCAGCAAGGGCGCACTGCTGATCGAGCTGTTCGACCAGGGCCAGGCGCGCCGCATGCCCCACAGCCTGCTGCTCAACGTCCACGATGACATGACCGTCATGCAGGACGAAATCTTCGGCCCGCTGTTGCCCATCGTGCCGTACGAGCTCCTGGACCAGGCCTTTGCCTACATCAACCAACGCCCACGCCCGCTGGCGCTCTACTACTTCGGCTACAACAAGGCCGAGCAGCAGCGTGTCCTGCACGAAACCCACTCCGGTGGCGTTTGCCTGAACGACACGCTGCTGCACGTCGCCCAGGACGACCTGCCCTTTGGCGGCGTCGGTCCTTCGGGCATGGGGCATTACCACGGGCACGAGGGCTTCCTGACCTTCAGCAAGGCCAAGGGCGTGCTGACCAAGCAGCGTTTCAACGCCGCGAAGTTGATCTATCCGCCCTACGGCAAGCCGCTGCAGACGTTGATCCAGAAGCTGTTCGTTCGCTAA